A region of Armatimonadota bacterium DNA encodes the following proteins:
- a CDS encoding glycosyltransferase family 2 protein produces the protein MSRLPVSVVVNTYQAERYLDLVLQAVADFVAEIVVCDMHSTDRTVEIAKQYGAKLVFHDQLGYADPARQFAVAQSSQPWVFILDADEVVPKTLWPDISKLVDSGQYDVIAFHWLNVMFGQPMTGAGFGPERDVHPRLFKREKVTLLPVVHAYLQPDPGATAFTVPYTPETCIWHFTYLDASDFIARANKYTSLEAERESLKLNPVKAMRKLVRDFAKRMVKQGGSKLGWQGFSIALLMLANDAMKFAKILERQNGATRQTVEAQHRNQAEKLL, from the coding sequence ATGAGCCGGCTGCCTGTTTCGGTTGTGGTCAATACATACCAAGCCGAGCGCTACCTCGACCTCGTCCTGCAAGCCGTTGCCGACTTTGTGGCAGAAATCGTGGTCTGCGACATGCATTCCACAGACCGCACTGTGGAAATCGCCAAGCAATACGGGGCAAAGTTAGTTTTTCACGACCAGTTGGGCTATGCCGACCCGGCCCGCCAATTCGCCGTCGCCCAGTCTTCTCAGCCTTGGGTTTTCATCTTGGATGCCGATGAAGTCGTGCCAAAAACCCTCTGGCCCGACATCTCCAAGCTCGTCGATTCAGGGCAATATGATGTCATTGCCTTCCATTGGCTCAACGTCATGTTCGGCCAACCTATGACTGGCGCGGGCTTTGGGCCGGAACGCGATGTCCACCCCCGGCTGTTTAAGCGCGAAAAGGTCACCCTCCTCCCAGTCGTCCATGCCTACCTCCAGCCGGATCCAGGAGCAACGGCTTTCACGGTTCCCTACACTCCCGAAACATGCATCTGGCATTTCACTTATCTGGATGCGTCAGATTTTATTGCCAGGGCGAATAAATACACCTCGCTGGAAGCAGAACGGGAGAGCCTGAAGCTGAATCCCGTCAAGGCCATGCGCAAACTGGTTCGGGATTTTGCCAAACGCATGGTCAAACAAGGAGGTTCAAAACTCGGGTGGCAGGGGTTTTCCATTGCCCTGCTCATGCTCGCAAACGACGCCATGAAGTTTGCCAAAATCCTGGAAAGGCAAAACGGGGCAACCCGGCAAACCGTCGAAGCGCAGCACCGCAATCAGGCGGAAAAGCTACTTTAG
- a CDS encoding DNA-3-methyladenine glycosylase 2 family protein — translation MTLADPAVLDEGLVFFEQCELLGPVVPLHERPKFELVENPFRALARIVTFQQLSGKAAETIFRRFAELVGKDEDMAPEDVLRFDADMLRSVGLSRQKGTYILNIAARFQELGLEPDGLHSLSEADIREALLPIKGIGEWTVEMFSMFYLCRPDVFSTGDLGLQKAIQPMMKVEKVKPKEMLEFAERWRPWRTLASYYLWRSLEDPMVNRGPRSSD, via the coding sequence TTGACCCTCGCCGACCCGGCCGTGTTGGATGAGGGCCTCGTCTTTTTTGAGCAGTGCGAGCTGCTCGGCCCCGTGGTTCCCCTGCACGAACGGCCAAAATTTGAATTGGTTGAAAACCCGTTCCGCGCCCTGGCCCGCATCGTGACGTTCCAGCAACTGAGTGGCAAGGCGGCCGAGACGATCTTCCGGCGGTTTGCCGAATTGGTGGGCAAAGATGAGGACATGGCCCCCGAAGACGTTTTGAGGTTCGACGCCGACATGCTCCGCTCTGTGGGCTTGAGCCGGCAGAAGGGAACTTACATCTTGAACATCGCGGCCCGGTTTCAAGAACTGGGTTTGGAACCAGATGGGCTCCATTCCCTTTCAGAAGCCGATATTCGAGAGGCGTTGTTGCCGATCAAAGGGATCGGGGAGTGGACGGTCGAGATGTTCTCCATGTTCTATTTGTGCCGCCCGGATGTTTTTTCGACGGGCGACTTGGGGCTGCAAAAGGCCATTCAACCGATGATGAAAGTCGAGAAGGTCAAGCCCAAGGAGATGTTGGAATTTGCCGAGCGTTGGCGCCCTTGGCGGACCTTGGCCAGTTACTACCTGTGGCGGTCTTTGGAAGACCCGATGGTTAACCGCGGCCCGCGGTCGTCTGACTAA
- a CDS encoding MFS transporter yields the protein MGYRRTFWFNAGMSAYWFSTSYKWFILLFILIPDKVKDIVPGGEKNAAWGMILGTGAVWALFGPAIFGRIYERASGPFRKRWPWIAIGAGLTSVAVLAAYGANSLVAIGAAYFLLQLSDDIGTGPYAGMVADSVPENSRGYASSVMGGFKLAGQIVSAVAAIALSKIFPGRIDLIFYVIAAINVAGGLWTAWTVRDLPEADREPRESSFVHDYIEPFKSFDFRAVWINRFIVFFANGCVTAYALYFLRDLVPTYHLFGKDLGDEKSAANVLALTISFTGILGSVVAAHYADKIGRKPLMVWSIVALAVFLAPVAFLRDYQWIWAAVALYGVGNGIFQATDWAIGSDVLPNPERAATQMGAWQSSETSVQIFVGLLMGPLITELNKVSMGLGYQAMVGIACVLFLLSLPSIRAIKGAR from the coding sequence ATGGGTTACCGCCGCACGTTCTGGTTCAACGCGGGAATGTCGGCGTATTGGTTTTCCACGAGTTACAAGTGGTTTATCCTTCTCTTCATCCTGATCCCGGACAAGGTTAAGGACATCGTCCCTGGGGGGGAAAAGAACGCCGCCTGGGGCATGATCCTGGGGACGGGGGCAGTTTGGGCCTTGTTTGGCCCGGCCATTTTCGGCAGGATCTACGAACGGGCTTCGGGGCCTTTCCGCAAACGGTGGCCTTGGATCGCAATCGGTGCGGGCTTGACTTCGGTGGCCGTCCTTGCCGCTTATGGGGCTAACTCATTGGTGGCAATTGGCGCCGCCTACTTTCTGCTGCAGTTGAGCGACGACATCGGCACCGGCCCCTATGCGGGGATGGTCGCCGATTCGGTGCCGGAGAACAGCCGGGGGTACGCGAGCTCGGTGATGGGCGGGTTCAAACTTGCCGGCCAAATCGTTTCGGCGGTTGCGGCGATCGCTTTGTCGAAAATCTTTCCCGGGCGGATCGACCTCATTTTCTATGTGATTGCCGCCATCAATGTGGCCGGTGGCTTGTGGACGGCATGGACCGTGCGCGACCTGCCGGAGGCGGACCGCGAGCCCCGGGAGAGTTCTTTCGTCCACGACTACATCGAGCCGTTCAAAAGCTTTGATTTCCGCGCGGTGTGGATCAACCGGTTCATCGTGTTTTTTGCAAACGGCTGCGTTACGGCCTACGCCCTTTACTTTTTGCGCGACTTGGTGCCGACCTACCACTTGTTTGGAAAGGATCTCGGCGACGAAAAGAGCGCGGCGAACGTGTTGGCCCTGACGATCAGTTTCACGGGCATCCTCGGTTCAGTTGTGGCGGCCCACTATGCCGACAAAATCGGTCGCAAGCCGTTGATGGTGTGGTCGATCGTTGCTCTTGCCGTGTTCCTGGCGCCGGTCGCCTTCCTGCGCGATTACCAGTGGATTTGGGCAGCCGTGGCACTCTATGGGGTCGGAAACGGCATTTTCCAAGCCACCGACTGGGCGATTGGCAGCGATGTCCTCCCGAACCCAGAACGGGCAGCGACGCAAATGGGGGCGTGGCAGAGTTCCGAGACCTCGGTGCAGATTTTTGTCGGTCTTTTGATGGGCCCGCTGATCACTGAGCTCAACAAGGTCTCGATGGGTTTGGGTTACCAGGCGATGGTGGGAATCGCTTGCGTGCTGTTTTTGCTTTCGCTCCCCTCGATCCGGGCGATCAAAGGCGCGCGATAG
- the dusB gene encoding tRNA dihydrouridine synthase DusB: protein MPHAISQPAFKIRDVEVANPLVLAPMEDVSNLAFRMICKRIADPGLMFTEFVSAMAIHHNAVKTFKKLKVHAAERPLGIQIFGGDPGIMAETAKVAEGFGCDLVDINMGCWVPKVCRTGAGAALLKDPVLAQNIVKAVVDSVKVPVTVKVRAGWDYSLFAAPDLARRFQDAGAQMLTLHARFAKQGFEGQADWSLIKELRKVLTIPLIGNGDVKTPGDAIRMMEETGCDGVMVGRAAISNPWALARIQAALTGKPEPPEPTLEDRIATALEHARLMIAHEAEAPDFATALQQENYAEQELRGLRALRGQLPLYIKGVPGAAEIRASLSRVSTYKELESMLQAFKMEQ from the coding sequence ATGCCTCATGCCATCTCCCAACCCGCGTTCAAGATCCGGGATGTCGAGGTTGCCAACCCCCTTGTGCTTGCCCCGATGGAGGACGTCAGCAACCTGGCTTTCCGGATGATCTGCAAGCGCATCGCCGACCCCGGGTTGATGTTCACGGAATTCGTGAGCGCCATGGCGATCCACCACAACGCGGTCAAGACCTTCAAGAAATTGAAGGTTCATGCGGCAGAACGGCCTTTGGGAATCCAAATTTTTGGCGGTGACCCGGGAATCATGGCTGAGACCGCAAAGGTTGCCGAAGGGTTCGGGTGCGACCTCGTCGACATTAACATGGGGTGTTGGGTGCCCAAAGTCTGCCGAACGGGTGCCGGCGCGGCCCTGCTCAAGGATCCTGTCCTGGCTCAAAACATTGTCAAGGCGGTTGTCGATTCTGTCAAGGTGCCCGTGACGGTCAAAGTCCGCGCCGGCTGGGATTATTCGTTGTTCGCCGCGCCCGACCTTGCCCGTCGGTTCCAAGATGCCGGAGCGCAAATGTTGACCCTCCATGCCCGGTTCGCAAAACAAGGCTTTGAAGGCCAGGCCGATTGGTCGCTCATCAAAGAACTCCGCAAAGTCCTCACCATTCCTCTGATCGGCAATGGCGACGTCAAAACGCCCGGCGATGCCATCCGGATGATGGAGGAAACCGGGTGCGACGGGGTCATGGTCGGGCGGGCTGCCATCAGCAACCCTTGGGCGCTCGCCCGCATCCAAGCCGCCCTGACCGGCAAGCCGGAACCCCCAGAACCGACTTTGGAGGACCGAATTGCCACCGCACTGGAACACGCGCGCCTGATGATCGCCCACGAAGCCGAAGCACCCGACTTCGCCACTGCACTCCAACAAGAGAACTATGCCGAACAAGAATTGAGGGGCCTCCGCGCCCTTCGCGGCCAGCTTCCTCTTTACATCAAAGGGGTTCCTGGTGCTGCCGAAATCCGGGCCAGCCTCAGCCGGGTCAGCACCTACAAAGAACTCGAATCGATGTTACAAGCGTTCAAAATGGAGCAATGA
- a CDS encoding proline dehydrogenase family protein — MIFRTLILKSATLAPVEKFVRGSRLFRPIVNRFIAGETADSGIQVAESLAREGFFVTLDLLGENVHSEEAANQAADNYIDLLHRIAASSECSRINISIKLTALGLDQSGELAEANYRRLLEAAEPAGIFIRADMEGSLYTQRTIELVRKVRSEFPNTGTVLQSYLYRTDQDLETLIGDGCRVRIVKGAYLESPEIAYPAKADVDRQYVEQAKKLLVRGRYPAIASHDAGIIDSLRQFVARRKIAKSSFEWQMLFGIRRDLQAALRDEGYNVRVYLPFGEAWYPYFTRRLAERPANLLFIARSLFQK, encoded by the coding sequence ATGATCTTTCGAACCCTGATCTTGAAATCGGCAACCCTGGCCCCAGTGGAAAAATTTGTGAGGGGTTCCAGGCTCTTCCGGCCGATTGTCAATCGGTTCATTGCCGGTGAAACCGCCGATTCCGGGATCCAAGTGGCCGAATCCCTGGCCCGCGAGGGGTTCTTTGTCACCCTCGACCTCCTGGGCGAAAATGTCCACTCCGAAGAAGCCGCAAACCAGGCGGCCGACAACTATATCGACCTCCTGCACCGCATTGCCGCCAGCTCCGAGTGCAGCCGAATCAACATCTCCATCAAACTAACCGCCCTGGGCTTGGATCAGTCCGGTGAGCTCGCCGAAGCGAATTACCGCAGGTTGCTCGAAGCGGCGGAACCCGCCGGGATTTTCATCCGCGCTGATATGGAGGGCTCGCTCTACACCCAAAGAACAATCGAACTGGTCCGCAAAGTCCGCTCCGAATTCCCCAATACCGGCACGGTTTTGCAGAGCTATCTCTACCGCACAGACCAGGATCTGGAAACGTTGATCGGCGACGGATGCCGGGTGCGCATCGTCAAAGGGGCCTACCTAGAATCGCCGGAAATCGCTTACCCGGCCAAAGCCGATGTCGACCGGCAATACGTCGAACAGGCCAAAAAACTCCTAGTCCGGGGGCGGTACCCAGCGATTGCCAGCCACGACGCCGGCATCATCGATTCCCTCCGGCAATTTGTGGCCCGGCGGAAGATCGCCAAGTCTTCGTTTGAATGGCAAATGCTCTTCGGGATCCGGCGGGACCTGCAGGCTGCGTTGCGTGACGAGGGCTATAACGTCCGGGTCTACTTGCCGTTCGGGGAAGCCTGGTACCCCTATTTCACCCGGCGTCTGGCCGAGCGCCCGGCCAACCTGCTGTTTATTGCAAGGTCGCTGTTCCAAAAGTAG
- a CDS encoding pre-peptidase C-terminal domain-containing protein has product MTPVLLASLLAGALPAADMLPDISLMPGDLADAYVSTSNSEFPAGTRGLRFSTASVNWGAGRYEIRGGEIIGNSQVVRQRVYRTDGTFWDRLAGTFTYHPQHGHIHFDNWTQFKLRQVTVGNGVGNIVATGAKTSFCILELRHADSSLPGHNDPPGYTSCGQLQGLRPGWSDIYGASLFGQVIDLTGVPDGIYWLEGTVDPDNFVLESDETNNTVRVQVAIGPIPTAVPDAFEDNDSMAIVDARTEGTPNSPNLGLVLNPVQIDNLSMEDSNDWYKVRLHAGAVGSYIQMESPYLRQNDLNMQLYNSNGTVVRSSTGSYNWENIQLSGLAAGTYYIRVYPSGTGNNPRYRLTINPSENHPPVLVMNEPVAGTHFVEKSLETFPVVWNGNDPDLDPKTVSILRSREFGNAGLAEPIPGYQDMPNAQGSANINTADFANGLWHILGVGSDGGAQTHSWAPGSIYIYIRGDVNEDGHVHMDDYERAVSIYQRKPGLFQTEPYRHTLDVDENGRFDKNDLFLILQLANTDHD; this is encoded by the coding sequence ATGACACCTGTCCTGCTCGCATCTTTACTAGCCGGTGCGCTACCGGCTGCCGACATGTTGCCCGACATCAGCCTGATGCCCGGCGACCTAGCCGACGCCTATGTTTCGACGTCCAACTCTGAGTTCCCGGCGGGGACACGGGGGTTGCGGTTTTCGACGGCATCGGTGAACTGGGGGGCAGGACGGTATGAGATCCGGGGTGGGGAAATCATCGGCAACAGCCAAGTGGTGCGCCAACGGGTCTACCGGACGGATGGGACGTTTTGGGATCGGCTCGCTGGGACATTCACCTACCACCCGCAACACGGCCATATCCACTTTGACAATTGGACCCAGTTCAAACTCCGGCAGGTCACGGTGGGCAACGGGGTGGGCAATATTGTCGCCACCGGGGCGAAGACTTCTTTTTGCATTTTGGAGTTGAGGCACGCCGATTCCAGCCTTCCGGGCCACAATGACCCGCCTGGCTACACCTCCTGTGGCCAACTCCAAGGCTTGCGTCCGGGTTGGTCCGACATTTATGGGGCGAGCCTTTTTGGCCAGGTCATTGATTTAACCGGGGTTCCCGATGGCATTTATTGGCTGGAAGGGACGGTGGACCCGGACAACTTCGTCCTTGAGTCCGACGAAACCAACAATACTGTCCGCGTCCAAGTGGCGATCGGCCCCATCCCGACAGCGGTTCCCGACGCGTTTGAAGACAATGACTCCATGGCGATTGTGGACGCCCGGACGGAAGGGACGCCCAATTCCCCCAATTTGGGGTTGGTCTTGAACCCGGTGCAAATCGACAACCTTTCGATGGAGGACTCAAACGATTGGTACAAAGTGCGGCTCCATGCCGGGGCGGTTGGGAGTTACATTCAAATGGAATCGCCCTATTTGAGGCAAAACGACCTGAACATGCAGCTGTACAATTCGAACGGTACCGTCGTCCGGAGCTCCACGGGCAGTTACAACTGGGAGAACATCCAGCTGAGCGGACTGGCGGCGGGCACCTACTACATCCGGGTCTACCCTTCCGGAACGGGCAACAACCCGCGCTACCGGTTGACCATCAATCCTTCGGAAAACCATCCTCCCGTCTTGGTGATGAACGAGCCGGTGGCCGGAACCCACTTCGTCGAGAAGTCTTTGGAGACTTTCCCGGTGGTATGGAACGGCAACGACCCGGATCTTGACCCGAAAACGGTTTCGATTTTGCGTAGCCGCGAATTTGGCAACGCGGGGCTGGCCGAGCCGATTCCGGGATACCAAGACATGCCAAACGCGCAAGGTTCGGCTAACATCAACACGGCCGACTTTGCCAACGGTCTTTGGCACATTTTGGGTGTCGGCTCCGACGGCGGCGCCCAGACCCATTCGTGGGCACCTGGCTCGATTTACATTTACATCCGGGGGGATGTGAACGAAGATGGGCATGTCCACATGGACGACTATGAGCGAGCCGTCTCAATCTATCAGCGCAAGCCGGGACTGTTCCAAACCGAACCTTACCGTCACACATTGGATGTCGATGAAAACGGCCGGTTCGACAAGAATGACTTGTTCTTGATTTTGCAACTCGCGAACACCGATCACGACTAG
- a CDS encoding glycosyltransferase, which translates to MKILLAGRPEGGLIRGGAEIQLETTRDLLRASGHEATVLSPEVREWGDAVHFFGLSDSFWSLASLCLERGVPYVVSSIWYEPGSPTQLKTLRLRRRLEGRYPKKCAKLLRGAARILIPSPEVAGRLSVFFDAEPGKCTVVPSGAIDPTFFAADPDFARSHFGIEGRYVLCVGNFLERKNQLRIVQALKGSGVAVVFAGGDSDRPYFDRCVQESKGGEFRFLGKVPHDGGLLASLVKGCSAFAMPSLLEDFLIAGVEAGSLGKPMVLSTGWNAHEVYGNHALLADPRNLHEIRSMTLKALDMGDSDERAQWFRERYSQDAFLAKTLDAYGDALK; encoded by the coding sequence ATGAAGATCTTGTTGGCGGGCAGGCCTGAAGGGGGGTTGATCCGAGGGGGAGCAGAAATCCAATTGGAGACGACCCGCGACCTGCTCCGGGCCTCCGGGCACGAGGCGACCGTCCTTTCTCCAGAAGTCCGGGAGTGGGGGGACGCCGTCCACTTTTTTGGGCTTAGCGATTCGTTTTGGAGCTTGGCTTCCCTCTGCTTGGAGCGTGGCGTGCCTTATGTCGTCAGTTCAATCTGGTATGAGCCCGGTTCGCCAACGCAGTTGAAAACCCTGCGGTTGCGGAGGCGCTTGGAGGGCAGGTACCCGAAGAAATGCGCAAAGCTTTTGCGGGGGGCCGCCCGAATCCTTATCCCGAGCCCTGAAGTGGCGGGGAGGCTCTCGGTGTTTTTTGACGCCGAGCCAGGCAAATGCACGGTTGTGCCGAGCGGGGCCATCGACCCCACCTTCTTTGCTGCGGATCCCGATTTTGCCCGCAGTCACTTTGGAATTGAGGGTCGGTATGTGTTGTGCGTGGGCAATTTTTTGGAGCGGAAGAACCAACTGCGGATCGTGCAAGCGCTCAAGGGGTCGGGAGTGGCGGTGGTTTTTGCCGGAGGCGATTCTGACCGGCCTTACTTTGACCGGTGCGTCCAAGAAAGCAAGGGGGGCGAGTTCCGATTTTTGGGCAAAGTCCCCCACGACGGGGGTTTGCTGGCCTCGCTGGTAAAAGGGTGTTCGGCATTTGCGATGCCCTCGTTGCTGGAAGATTTCTTGATCGCTGGGGTGGAAGCGGGATCCTTGGGCAAGCCGATGGTGTTGAGCACCGGTTGGAATGCGCATGAGGTTTACGGGAATCACGCCTTGTTGGCCGACCCACGGAACCTGCATGAGATCCGTTCGATGACCCTAAAGGCCCTGGATATGGGGGATTCGGACGAGCGGGCGCAATGGTTCCGAGAGCGGTATTCGCAAGACGCCTTTTTGGCGAAAACCTTGGACGCTTATGGCGACGCGCTAAAGTAG
- a CDS encoding PEP-CTERM sorting domain-containing protein, with product MKIKITAVAVASLAVSSAFAQTTIYSNSPTGDAFTNAGSSGAFQTVASPTGFANASWYYSEVKNGGIVGIDGANPRTGSENGSAHFNVAANALGGRADMELRDTTAGYLGLFDNVTAWSVDTYTLSGDIPNSALNLRMELYNPNNNMYGNLVFDPTDTPSFNTPVTGLQWNTFDFFSAGNTYKLNATSSLGAAYGALLSGGTPMTFASWQSALAGQGFLVLSVDMGWGTATSAFEGYADNYALGFGGQTQTYNFEVVPEPATMAVLALPALAALRRRKK from the coding sequence ATGAAAATCAAGATCACGGCAGTAGCCGTCGCATCGTTGGCCGTCTCGTCGGCCTTCGCTCAAACAACCATCTATTCCAACAGCCCCACCGGGGATGCCTTCACCAACGCCGGCTCAAGCGGCGCATTCCAAACCGTGGCGTCGCCAACCGGTTTTGCCAACGCCTCTTGGTACTATTCCGAAGTCAAAAATGGCGGGATCGTGGGCATCGATGGCGCCAACCCGCGCACCGGATCCGAGAACGGTTCGGCGCACTTCAATGTGGCAGCCAATGCGCTGGGCGGCCGCGCCGATATGGAACTCCGCGACACCACTGCCGGATATCTCGGCCTGTTTGACAATGTCACGGCTTGGTCAGTCGACACCTACACGCTCTCCGGGGATATCCCCAACAGCGCCCTGAACCTCAGGATGGAACTGTACAACCCGAACAACAACATGTACGGCAACTTGGTGTTCGACCCGACCGATACCCCCTCATTTAACACCCCGGTCACGGGATTGCAATGGAACACATTCGATTTCTTCAGTGCCGGCAACACCTACAAGTTGAACGCGACGAGCAGCCTGGGCGCGGCCTATGGCGCCCTGCTTAGCGGTGGCACGCCCATGACCTTCGCCAGTTGGCAATCCGCACTCGCTGGTCAAGGGTTCCTTGTCCTCAGCGTCGATATGGGCTGGGGAACCGCAACATCGGCCTTTGAAGGTTATGCCGATAACTACGCGCTGGGATTCGGCGGCCAAACCCAGACTTACAACTTCGAAGTCGTTCCGGAGCCCGCCACAATGGCGGTTCTGGCTCTGCCGGCATTGGCGGCCCTGCGGCGTCGAAAAAAGTAA
- a CDS encoding glycosyltransferase family 2 protein has protein sequence MPLVTVVIPSYNHAAFLPECLDSILAQTFTDWQALVIDDGSRDDSVAVAERYARADQRISVFSNPENLGTYGTEARGLGMAESPFVAIMNSDDVWAAEKLAVQTRQLEENPEICLSYCLGNLIASDGSAIPGDVHSDWPKTPVQRPLDRLVYENRILASGVVWRRESVRFETSLRYSGDWVALLEACSRSPFGCIAEPLAFWRQHPHNSYLLSSRQAAEEIRVREAIAVRAGELAHIEGVKPGLAQNALNLAALYALFHEPGRARRSLAQGIRFHPGRAALWRRVAASFLPVGAFRSRLWPGVPDGPDWKNLGRVSELSLRLG, from the coding sequence ATGCCGCTGGTCACCGTTGTCATCCCCAGCTACAATCACGCCGCGTTCCTGCCCGAATGCCTGGATTCGATCCTGGCCCAGACATTTACAGACTGGCAAGCGCTGGTGATCGATGATGGGAGTCGGGATGATTCGGTGGCCGTTGCGGAACGGTATGCCCGCGCCGACCAAAGGATCTCCGTGTTTTCTAATCCCGAAAACCTAGGCACCTACGGCACCGAGGCCCGAGGTCTCGGCATGGCCGAATCCCCGTTTGTCGCCATCATGAACAGCGACGACGTTTGGGCGGCCGAGAAGCTCGCCGTGCAGACCCGGCAGCTGGAGGAGAACCCCGAAATCTGCCTCAGCTATTGTTTGGGGAATCTCATCGCTTCCGATGGTTCGGCCATCCCTGGCGACGTCCACAGCGATTGGCCGAAAACTCCTGTTCAACGCCCCTTGGACCGACTGGTTTACGAAAACCGGATCTTGGCGAGCGGGGTCGTTTGGCGGCGGGAGTCGGTGCGGTTCGAAACAAGCCTGCGATATTCCGGCGACTGGGTTGCCCTGTTGGAGGCCTGTTCCCGGTCTCCGTTCGGTTGTATCGCCGAGCCGCTGGCGTTTTGGCGGCAACACCCGCACAACTCCTACCTGCTTTCCTCTCGGCAAGCCGCCGAGGAGATCCGGGTTCGGGAGGCGATTGCCGTCCGCGCCGGCGAGCTTGCGCACATTGAGGGTGTCAAGCCTGGGTTGGCGCAAAACGCGCTCAACCTGGCCGCCCTTTACGCCCTTTTCCATGAGCCCGGCCGGGCTCGCCGCTCCCTTGCCCAGGGGATCCGCTTTCACCCCGGTCGGGCGGCCCTTTGGCGGCGGGTTGCCGCCTCCTTTCTCCCTGTGGGTGCATTCCGCTCCCGGTTGTGGCCGGGAGTTCCAGATGGCCCTGATTGGAAAAATTTGGGCCGCGTTAGCGAGCTTTCCCTCCGGCTTGGCTGA
- a CDS encoding acyloxyacyl hydrolase, giving the protein MRFFAVAAGLALVGCAVADDDAQAWRIKESYWSFESGFNEGKPWIGSEDARTGSIWKLSYVKPESRFRYKSNPAQAVYSVYYMPTRTSAFDGHPANTMDTFGVQVGARYWNEWIPGVNMFFDLGWGLAYNQRTTQDLPNQINSTPYFGVGTMFAVGHQEMIFAIRWHHMSNGASNNDNQGFNAIQYSLGVRF; this is encoded by the coding sequence ATGAGATTTTTCGCCGTTGCAGCCGGCCTTGCCCTGGTTGGGTGCGCAGTGGCCGATGACGATGCGCAGGCGTGGCGGATCAAGGAATCCTACTGGAGCTTCGAGTCGGGATTCAACGAAGGAAAACCGTGGATTGGGAGCGAGGATGCCCGAACCGGATCGATTTGGAAATTGAGCTATGTTAAGCCGGAATCGCGGTTCCGGTACAAGTCCAACCCCGCCCAGGCCGTCTATTCGGTTTATTACATGCCAACCCGCACATCGGCTTTTGACGGCCACCCTGCCAACACGATGGACACGTTTGGTGTCCAGGTCGGGGCCCGTTATTGGAATGAGTGGATCCCGGGGGTCAACATGTTTTTCGACCTAGGCTGGGGATTGGCCTACAACCAGAGAACGACGCAGGATTTGCCGAACCAGATCAACTCCACCCCCTACTTCGGGGTCGGAACGATGTTTGCGGTCGGCCACCAAGAAATGATCTTTGCGATCCGATGGCACCATATGTCCAACGGGGCATCCAACAACGACAACCAGGGGTTCAACGCCATCCAGTATTCGCTGGGGGTGAGATTTTGA